Part of the Cryptococcus neoformans var. grubii H99 chromosome 2, complete sequence genome is shown below.
CGTCGCTATGACACCAATGCCATTTCTCTTACCACTATGTACAAGGTAGCGTTTCCTAGCGCcactgaagaggaggagaagcgCGAGATGGATTGGGTGCGTCTGATTGTTGAAATACTACATATTGTGTGTCGCTGACTGATTATTAGGTTAAATCTTCTTTCGATACACGCGGTACCAATGGGGGTCGCGATAGTGAGGTCGTAAGACTCGCTGGGCAGTGGGTTTCACGCAATCTTGCTATTCACATTGCTCCAGCCTATAACCTGATCCAGCTCGTTGCGGCAAGTGTGATTCCCATAAATGCTAATAACATAACATTGATTGACCTTTCTGTAGGCCTTGTCTCGCGCTGTTCCAGACCCTAATGTGGCATATCGAAAATCTCAGCGGTCTCAAGCAGCCGCAGATGAGCTTGCGCGCACAAAGGCCAAACAAGCTCAGGCTCCTTCGTCTGTTCCAGCAGTCTCTAATGCCCCCGTCCAAAAACCACAGCCGGCTATCCCATCGATGACGACTGGAGTCTCTTGCCCCGCTTCCAAGCGTCAACGAAAGGACTCGGTGACCGAAGCATCCGGCAGCGCGACCCAAACGATTACTGAAGCTCAACCCTCTGCCGACACTTCTGAAACTGATGACCCCCGCCATATTACCATAGAGGCTACCACAACCATAACGTCTCCCACTGGCGCCAATGTCGATATGGATGCTGAGATCGAGCAGGCTAAGCAACTCGTCAAAGACCTGAGACAGGAGATTCAACTTCGCAATGAAGCTGGTGATAGCCTCGAGGACCAGGGTGTGGCTGTAGTTGACGACGTTCGCGGCGTCAAGCGAGGCAAacatgaggatgaggcggTCGTCATCTCTGGGGGTGCTGGTGGTAAGGATCGCGTTGTTCGCACGAACAAAAGGATTCCTCAGATCGCCGGTGGAGATGTCGGCCAGCGATTTGGCTGGGGCGCATTTGTATTCAGCATCGGGTTGGGTGCTTCGCTCACGTGAGTGGTGTCAATCTACGTTCTGCTTCTGGTTACTCAGTCTTTTGTCTTTAGTTTGTTCTCTCAGTacgcttcttccctcctttaAGTGAGTCATTTCTTTGTTTCTCTTGGGTCCCGTTGGAGTCCTCTGAGTTCGCTGTGGTGGCTGGCCAACTTGTAAAAGAACTCGTAGCAATGTAGATGTGCATATGTATCCAGCCGTAGATAGGAGGTAGCAGTAGACAGTCAGTTGATACTGTGTGGGATAGTGCCGTTGCTGGTCGCTGGTCCATATGTTTCGTAGCTATTTATTTGATAGTAGCAGGTAGCTTAGTGGTAGCGCCATAGGTAGCGAAGCTGTAGTTTATGCTCGATAGCTATCCCGTAGAGTAGTTTATATACCATACCATTAATCTAACGCACCTGTCCTATTCATACACAGTAATTATGTACATATTAGCCTTGCTCAGAATCATGCTGCATGTCGGGCAGATGGGACAACTAAAACTAAGGTGGTTCTATGTCTATGCTTTCATACAAAAACAGGCGTCATTTGTCTTCGCTCATCGTAGGCTTCTGTACTGACCCTCTCCGCCCCCGTTTACTTCCAAAAGAAATCGCTAGgccctcatcttcgtcattATCTGCTAAACCCGGTGCGCCCGTCTGCCAATTCAAgccctttcttcttgggctGTTCCGTGTATCATCATGATATCCCGCAAAGGGGCTTCGTGCTCGCTCAACGAAGCTGTtggggaaaggagaatgCGAAGGTCGTGAGCTCGTTCGTGAAGAGGTTCGAAATAGAGGGTCGGAGGAACCTGTGTCGATCTCGGGGAGAGTAGGCCGCGATGGGGAGCGGAGAGGAAATGTGGTTGGCGCAGAGGGTGAACCATCCGGTATCGGCTCAAGGGAAGGAGCCGCAGATACTATCGGGGCGGATGATTGGGCATCAACACCAAGATTATCATTCCGTGCCCTTCGCCAGAGAGGATTCATGCCGGCTACAGGCGTTGGTGCGGCGACAGACTGAGATGTCTCATCGTCGTAgtcgtcttcatctgaTATTGACCCATCCCAgtcaatctcttcttccgccactCGATTAGTGAATTCCTCACTCAAATTGGACCCGCGTCGCGGCGCATTGGTGCGGAATCTGGACTCCCAGCCAGCGGGTAACGGGCGATCAGGGCTGGGTATATATCCTTGACTTGATGAACGTGAGCCTGTCTCTATATGTTCCAGGCtctgacgaggaagagagcCATCCAGGCTCATCCGCCCCAGCGCATCCGCCGGCGATGAAGACCCCACAGACGGCTCAGCGGCTAGATCTTCGGTATCCGACCCAGTAAAgctttctttctccaagACACGAGGATGTGATCGCTGGCTTCCGGTGCGTAATAATCTGGCAAGTTTACTGCTGATACTGGACGCATTACTATGAGACCGGCGTCGAccttccatctccgccTCGATGGATTTCCGGCGACGGAAGCTTCCACTGATCGATTGCTGCTCTGAAGAGAGTTTAAACTTGTCTAGAGACACTGACGATGTAGCTGGACGAGGAGAATGTGTTGTTTCGTCCAATAAAGGCACGATGCTGGGTTTGGCTTGTGGGACGAGATGGGAAGACAGTCGTCGGTGGATCATGGATCCAAGCCCAGTAGGCCCTGGATTGCTGGATACTCGCCCAGCCGGTTCGGTTTTAAAATCGAGTGCAGACGGATTCCTGGGCAGCCCTGGAGAGACCATTTGAGCCCCCGGCGTCGTGGTCTGGGGAGAAATCGGGTAATCGGGTGATCTGCCATTGAGAAGTGAAAAGCGGCGTCCTATGTTTGTATAAGGAAGGGGGCTGTTCATGGGCGACACGTCTTTATTCGGAGTAGAGACTGGGAGAAGCGCACTGAGTTTATTGCTTTTTGGGGTCCCGCATTGTGACGTAGACCCTGCTGGCGTCAATGAATACTCCGTATTAGTTCCCATTgattctccatctccaaaactGTGGCTACGCGTGCGCCCGGATCCAAGCAGCTGCAGTTTCTGCGAGATCGTCTTGATGCCCTTTCGGAAACGATCGCGAAAGCGGACAGACTTGGTAATAACTGCCGCGACTTCGTCATTTGAAACGGTAACGAATGAGTGAGTGTGCGGATCTGTCTTGGCGAGCCAGGCAGCAGGATCGGCTAATCCGTGAAGGGTGAAGCCATGTTGCTGACTGTCAGTCATGTACGATATTGTATCGACTCACCTTTGCTTGCTCAAGTGTGATTCTTTTTCCCGCATCTTTCTCCAAAAGTTTTTTCAACAGATCCAAACATTCTaccgcttcttctgccgCAGGGAGCCCTCCTGTTCCAGTGGGCAGACGATCTTTGCCCATGAAAGGGGGGACGATGTATGATTCCGACACGATGACTTGCATCAAAAGATATTCGTTAGGTGCATTAAATGGCGTTTTGCCAAACAGCAAACAGTAAAGAGTGACACCAAGTGCCCACACGTCGATAGCATTGGTTATAGGAAGTCTTTCACGACGTTGGATAGTAGCCGAGGAAGATTGTGATCTGAAAGACGGGGGGCGACGGGAGCCGGCCGAATCGTTGCTATCGGTCGGTTTGAGAGGAAAAGTGGTGGATGAGCGAGGTAAACTCATTAgacttgaagaagtgtcCACAGAAGTATCGCCAGATGAAGGAGGTCGGATAATAAAGGATGGTACCTCTTGATTTGTACTTGGCTGACTGGGAGGTCTGGAGGAGCCCTCTGAGTCAAGACCCGAATAGCACATTTCGGGAGCAAAGAAGGCAGGCGATCCAGCCGTTTTCGCAAGTTCAATGTCATCAACATAAGCGTCGCCTTCAGGACCTGGTTGTGCTGCCGCTGCTCTCAGAGCTTCGGAGAAATGAGAGCAACCAAAATCCGATATTTTGACGGTGTTGTCTCCAGACCGTAGGAGGTTGCTGGGTTTGATGTCACGGTGAATTATTCCTTGATGATGCACTGGCAATCACTCAGCCACAAACAACCACATTGGCAAAACGCTTTCCACTCACAATATTCCAGTCCGAGTAGCGTATCTCGAAAGATCTTACGAGTTTCTCCTACGGTCAAGGCCGGAAgaccttctccatccttccatttGATTTCTCCATTCTGACACCATTCGAGGATCATGTAGATTTTGCTTGACTCCGGGTCATCGAtaatctccttcatcctcacgACATTAGGATGGTTAACCTTTTTGAATATTGCAATCTCCTTCCGGATTCTGATGATGGTCAGCATCATTCTAGTCCTATATTAGATTAACTCACTCGTTCTCGTTCAGCAGCTTAGCCCCTCCCGACGATCCTTTGTGTCGACCGAGACCAGTAAGAcgttttcttttgggaTTCCGATCGACAATTTTGATAGCCTTGAGGTTTGGTCAGTTAAGGCTATAGAGTTTATGCCTGTACCTACGTAGAATGAATTCTCTGGGCACGTAGGCGGGTGAAGCTCTCCGTCGTCATCAGCCGCAGGTATCTCGGCCGTCATGTCTTGCCCAAGTCGAACACGCCCATGGGTGCCAGAACCGATTTCCGAAAGAACCTGCAACTGGTCAGTAATTGCATGGTATGCGCAATATACTTACTCTATACTGGTTTATCATCCACTTGCCAGACTCATGATCACGCTTGACTCTCACAGCCTGAGTCTCAATCCTGTTTGTCAGCTCCAGTCCGGCAGCATTTCCACTTACACTTCCGCTGGGGTGCTATCTATGGATGGACTTCTCCAGCCGTCTTCGTGTACTGATGCTTCTCTGGCAGAACTGGTTCTGGACAACGCTTTGAAGGAGTATTCGGTGCCGGTTTGAGCCGATCCTCTTCTCGACAGTATCCTGGGTGTAAATTGTCCCTTGGAGAAGGATCGCGCCGTGGGCCGGGGGGAGGGCACTTGTGCAGATGCCTGCGAGGTATGTGATGCTGTGCGGCGCAGGGATTCGGGACAGTCTGAAGGGCCTGGCTGGAGTGTGGCTGGAGATTTGAAAGAGTAACGCTGGTCAGGGAGGCTGCCAGCGGGCTGGGGGACTGCTGACATTGGCGGCTGGCGAGTGGCAGGGAATGAGGCTGGGGACAGCGGAATGGTTGCTGCTGCGGCGTGCTCAGTATGGCATCTGGGTGCGGTGGCGGACAAGAAGGtgcgatgaagaagaagacggacgatggagatggagatgaagatgagatggagagcgCCGGCGATGACGACGAGCGGGTCGGCAACAAGACGAGATGACATATTTCGCTCGTCGTTCGCGTCTCCATCTTGCAGCGCTGCCCGCTCATGCTCCTTGTCAGACTCGTCGCCACAGTCTCCCGTCCCATCGCCAGCACCGtcgccagcagcagaagcaTGTCCCACACCGTCGCGCTCAGTCCCGCAGAGGCCACTTTCGTCGCTCTCCTCGACGACTTTGCAAACCGCCTCAGCCCGCCCGTGGAATGCAGAATCGCCGGTGGATGGGTCAGAGACAAGGTACGTCGTCACTGCATATCCCACGCTCATGCATCAGTTACTATCGCTGCCCTCCTCAGACCTCGATATcgccctctccatcccctcGGGCCATTCTTTTGCCGTCGCCTTTGTCGACTTCCTCAAGGCGAAGGATGTGCCCACCGGATCAGTCGGCAAAGTCGTCGCCAATCCGGAGCAGAGCAAGCATCTCGAGACTGGCACAACCAGGATTATGGGCCTCGAGTGTGACTTTGTCGGGCTCCGAAGTGAAACCTATGCAGACAGTCGCATCCCGCAAGTGGTAGGTCCGACATGCAAATTTAATTTTGTCAAATGAGGCTGATAGGTCTACACTAAAGAAACCTGGCACCCCTTTTGAGGATGCTTCTCGCAGAGATTTGACCATCAATGCCTTGTTCTACAATGTCCACACACGACAGGTGGAAGATTACACAAAAATGGGACTTTCAGATTTGGAGAATCGAATCGCTCGcactccccttcctcctcgacaAACATTCCAAGATGACCCCCTCCGCATCGTCCGCTGCGTGCGCTTTGCGAGCCGCTTCAATCTGGCCATTGCTGAAGAAGTCGTGGACTCGATCAAACAagaagatgtcaaggtTGGTTTTACAGCTTAGCATATGGTTGAGCTGCGACTGACATCGATTAACGACAGGCTGGAATCCTATCGAAAGTGTCCAAGGAGCGTATTGGGATTGAAACCACAAAGATGTTGCACAACAACCCGTTCCATGCCCTATCTCTTATTAATTCTCTTGACCTTCATCCCTACATCTTTAGCTGTGAAGTTGATCCACCTCGCCAAGACGCgtttgctgctgctcaaaTCCTCAACCAGATTGCCAAGCGTAAATCCGTCGACGAAGTGTTATGGCTAGCAACTGCTGCAGTCCCGTTCCGTGGCCTTACTGTGAAGCGAAAAGGACGGGATGTCCCAGCATCCTCAGTGGTAATCGGTGAAGGGCTGAAAGTAGGTCTTCCCAATAGAAGACAATCGCTAACAAGCAGCTATCAACCGAATTGAAGACGTCTGTAACGAACCTTTTCGACGCTGTTAACATTATCAACCTTGATGCGACCAGGAGGTCTGACATCGGCATATCCCTTCAGCATCAAGCGGTGCGTCCATGGGAAAGATCTTTGACTTTTGCTGCAATCTTGGCCATCCTTCCAGTCTGGAGGGGTGGATGGGACGACGGAGCCGAATGCATCTATCAACAATATGAAGCATTTACAGGGAAAATAAGAGACCTTGGACTTCCGGAAGCCATTGATAgacctcttcttctaaATGTAAGCATTGACTTCAAGTTGACACTGGCTAATTGAACTTAGGGTAACGATATTCAGCAGCTGCTGTccatccctccttcctcactcATCACAACTATCAGACAATCTCTCAATGCTTTTCAGCTTGACAATCCTTTAGCAACCAAGGAGGAATGTGAGGAATGGCTGAAGAGCAtgtgggagggagagggtaGGGATTTGTGGGAGAAAAACTCCCAGCCACCAAAGCCATCGAAAAAGGCcggaaaaggagaaaagaggaagcgTTGATACCATGCCAGAAGAGCCGACAGCATGTGCATACCCTGCATGTATATATACCCTTTTGTTTTGAGCTATACTTTCTGTCGCTGGACGATTTAACGACCTAGACAATGCCTAGTAGCTTCTGTATGTGATCGAGCAGTGCGGCTATAATACATAGTTGTTGGTCGTTGTACTGGTACTCAAAGTGAGGGGCTCGGACAGATGACGCGCCTAAAATGAAGGCGTGCCTTGCGACTTGAATGATGAATAGTAGGCATGCGAAAAACGGGAGGCGGCGCCTTTCGCGCCTTTCGCCGTCCTTAAGAATCGCAACTGCTGCGAATCGCGCAAATAAATGACAACTCGCACCTCACAAGGGTAAAAACACCAAAAACAGTCGACAAAGCCATCATAAAGCGCCAGCACCATGGGAGCCAAAGCACAACTTCTTAGAGATATCAGGAAGAGACTATCCGCGGAGCAAATGGAGGTCCAAAGACGAGCTTTCCTCTACGTCGCCCGTAATACAACCTTGCCTGCCACTGTTCGCCACAAAGCACAACTCGGCCTTAACACATTgaatggaggagaagggcgaATGGGAGCAGTGAAAAATAGATGTTGGGAGAcaggacgaggaaggggtGAGTCCTAAAGGTTTCTGGGCCTGAATTATTTACTGATCAAGTGGGATTGGGTTAGGTGTGATATCCAAATTTGGTCTTTGTCGAGTGAGTACATGTATCGTAGCTTTCGCTGACTCGTCAAGTTCCAATTCCGAACAAAAGCTCTCAGTGGAGAACTTCCAGGCGTTCATAAAGCAAGCTGGTAGAACCGACGATGTCAATCATGTATTCCTACACCCATGCCTTCCCATATCTTTTTTGTGGTATTTTCATCGACGAACGATGGATTCCGGCCTTGGAAGAACGATCTCAAAATGAACGCTATCAACGGTCTAATTTTAATTACAGCTATTTTCCTAAATTCAATACAAAGTTTTGACAATAGAGATTGCCGCTGTCACAGTGATACTAATTAGCGGTGTAAGAATGTAGGAAATCACCAAAGTTTTGGCGACGACAGCGGAtgtctcttctcctgcaTCAGACCTGCCAAAAATTAGTTCATGTTATTTTTAGCAGAACTTACATTGCTACTATCTAAAACCCAATATATGGTAAGTACAATTCCACAATGCATACCATGGTTCACTCACTGCTGCCAGTGTCAACGCGGGGGGGCCTACTGGGCTTACAATCATCACGAAATCCTGTTGGGAGGTAAGCTTCTTGTAAAACTACATGATATGGATCGAACTTCTCTCACCAGTATTGGATCCTGAATGATCTTGGAGCCAATAGTCCGACGTACACCCCACACGAtagatgaagaaatgacAGGCATGATGAGGAATCGGAAGGCGTAAAGGTAGCATAGAGCGAAAATGGGAGGCCGGGGACCTTTTTGCGATCTCAGGTGTGCACCCAGCACAAACATCTGCAATGCCGGGTATAGATTGCCCAAGTTTTCTACCGATCGTGTGAATCTAGAGGTACCAGTCAGTATGAGTAGTAATGAGAAAGACTAGTACTTGCGATGACAGTGCTCCTTGATCTGCAAAAAGCCATCTATGTAGAAAAGGAATGACTCCCGTCACTATGGCCGCCGCACCCCCATACATTGGCGGGTTCATGAAACCATCCAGTCGTTTGAGAATTGTCTTGGCGGTTTTGGGAGCATTTCTAATGTCATTTTCCGCTCTTGCTAGCAAAGGGGATGATTCTGTGCTCGGGTGATCGACATTGTTGTATGGATGAACCTCTGAGTACTCTGGGTATTGTTCGGATTCGGACCAAGGATGAACTAGATTGATGTACTTCCCATCCAACATGCCTGAAAAAGGTCAGTTTACTATAAGCTAGTATAAGCTATCTATTGCGCGATATCCTCACCTGGGCCGAAAGTGAAACGAGTCAGATTGCACACCAAAGCATTGATGAGGACGTAAGCCCTCCCTCTTTTCATTGCTGCCTCAAAGCTCCCGTCGCCCACCAAGGAGTCTAGAGTGCCATTATCCCCCAATGATTTGAGCAAAAGAACGGGCAAAGAGGTTGCCTATTATAAGCAACGACACATACTCTGCCATGACTTACATTATTGAAAATCATGCACGGGCTACCTGATATCAGCTCTGAATTGAAGGTGCATGATCGACTCACACGATCCATTTTGGTAGCTTGAAGACAGCAACACCTAATAATCCGACGATCCATGAAATGAATTGAAACAGGAGCGAATAAACAATGATAATCCAGTCTGCAATTGTAACGGATTGCTTaatttcccttttttttcatgTATCATAATCTGATTTGAGCTTACAATTCTTCAAATTGGACCATGACGATAAGGGCCCAATCTCTGAAAACAAGAGACACGGCAAGAACAAGGTGACACAGAGGTGGGAGCTATTCTCTTCCCCTGGGCGTGAAAGGATTTTGAGCTTGCGTGCGTAGTATCCGTATCCGAGGACGAGCATGACACTGATCGCTGCTTGCGCAGCGGACCATGTCGTGGAAAGTATCTCCTGGAGAGGTAAGATCATGGCTTAGAGATGTACATCGAGATGGGCAAATCCAAAAGACAGCACTCTTATTAGAGGCACCGTGATAAATGACATCATAGAAACGCCGTTACTACTATTATTTATGCACGATTAAATTCGCACGCTGCCGTATTACTCTATTGGTGCTACCGGTCCGTATTTTCATCATATTTTATATCCACGCCCACTATCACTTGTTTCGCTTGCATTGTCGCACTGCGAGTACGCTTCAAGGCAGGCgatttttcttcttcgctctccTTTCGTTTCCGCCTGAC
Proteins encoded:
- a CDS encoding CAMKK/ELM protein kinase yields the protein MSAVPQPAGSLPDQRYSFKSPATLQPGPSDCPESLRRTASHTSQASAQVPSPRPTARSFSKGQFTPRILSRRGSAQTGTEYSFKALSRTSSAREASVHEDGWRSPSIDSTPAEVIETQAVRVKRDHESGKWMINQYRVLSEIGSGTHGRVRLGQDMTAEIPAADDDGELHPPTCPENSFYAIKIVDRNPKRKRLTGLGRHKGSSGGAKLLNENEIRKEIAIFKKVNHPNVVRMKEIIDDPESSKIYMILEWCQNGEIKWKDGEGLPALTVGETRKIFRDTLLGLEYLHHQGIIHRDIKPSNLLRSGDNTVKISDFGCSHFSEALRAAAAQPGPEGDAYVDDIELAKTAGSPAFFAPEMCYSGLDSEGSSRPPSQPSTNQEVPSFIIRPPSSGDTSVDTSSSLMSLPRSSTTFPLKPTDSNDSAGSRRPPSFRSQSSSATIQRRERLPITNAIDVWALGVTLYCLLFGKTPFNAPNEYLLMQVIVSESYIVPPFMGKDRLPTGTGGLPAAEEAVECLDLLKKLLEKDAGKRITLEQAKQHGFTLHGLADPAAWLAKTDPHTHSFVTVSNDEVAAVITKSVRFRDRFRKGIKTISQKLQLLGSGRTRSHSFGDGESMGTNTEYSLTPAGSTSQCGTPKSNKLSALLPVSTPNKDVSPMNSPLPYTNIGRRFSLLNGRSPDYPISPQTTTPGAQMVSPGLPRNPSALDFKTEPAGRVSSNPGPTGLGSMIHRRLSSHLVPQAKPSIVPLLDETTHSPRPATSSVSLDKFKLSSEQQSISGSFRRRKSIEAEMEGRRRSHSNASSISSKLARLLRTGSQRSHPRVLEKESFTGSDTEDLAAEPSVGSSSPADALGRMSLDGSLPRQSLEHIETGSRSSSQGYIPSPDRPLPAGWESRFRTNAPRRGSNLSEEFTNRVAEEEIDWDGSISDEDDYDDETSQSVAAPTPVAGMNPLWRRARNDNLGVDAQSSAPIVSAAPSLEPIPDGSPSAPTTFPLRSPSRPTLPEIDTGSSDPLFRTSSRTSSRPSHSPFPNSFVERARSPFAGYHDDTRNSPRRKGLNWQTGAPGLADNDEDEGLAISFGSKRGRRGSVQKPTMSEDK
- a CDS encoding tRNA adenylyltransferase, encoding MLLVRLVATVSRPIASTVASSRSMSHTVALSPAEATFVALLDDFANRLSPPVECRIAGGWVRDKLLSLPSSDLDIALSIPSGHSFAVAFVDFLKAKDVPTGSVGKVVANPEQSKHLETGTTRIMGLECDFVGLRSETYADSRIPQVKPGTPFEDASRRDLTINALFYNVHTRQVEDYTKMGLSDLENRIARTPLPPRQTFQDDPLRIVRCVRFASRFNLAIAEEVVDSIKQEDVKAGILSKVSKERIGIETTKMLHNNPFHALSLINSLDLHPYIFSCEVDPPRQDAFAAAQILNQIAKRKSVDEVLWLATAAVPFRGLTVKRKGRDVPASSVVIGEGLKLSTELKTSVTNLFDAVNIINLDATRRSDIGISLQHQAVRPWERSLTFAAILAILPVWRGGWDDGAECIYQQYEAFTGKIRDLGLPEAIDRPLLLNGNDIQQLLSIPPSSLITTIRQSLNAFQLDNPLATKEECEEWLKSMWEGEGRDLWEKNSQPPKPSKKAGKGEKRKR
- a CDS encoding endoplasmic reticulum protein; translated protein: MILPLQEILSTTWSAAQAAISVMLVLGYGYYARKLKILSRPGEENSSHLCVTLFLPCLLFSEIGPLSSWSNLKNYWIIIVYSLLFQFISWIVGLLGVAVFKLPKWIVPCMIFNNATSLPVLLLKSLGDNGTLDSLVGDGSFEAAMKRGRAYVLINALVCNLTRFTFGPGMLDGKYINLVHPWSESEQYPEYSEVHPYNNVDHPSTESSPLLARAENDIRNAPKTAKTILKRLDGFMNPPMYGGAAAIVTGVIPFLHRWLFADQGALSSFTRSVENLGNLYPALQMFVLGAHLRSQKGPRPPIFALCYLYAFRFLIMPVISSSIVWGVRRTIGSKIIQDPILDFVMIVSPVGPPALTLAAIVAMSDAGEETSAVVAKTLVISYILTPLISITVTAAISIVKTLY